The following nucleotide sequence is from Labilibaculum sp. DW002.
ATCGGCTCGTAAATCAGCTCTAACTGCCGCATTATCAAGCACAAAAAAATTGCAAGTTAAGTCGTTTAAGTCCCTTAGAATCACCTCTTTATTCTCTTCTGTATCCTTGTCTGTAAATTTTTCATTCTCAGAAGGAAAAAGATCGCCTTGATTTTTGAAAACTCGTTCGGCTAAGGTGAAAAATTCCAATTCCTTAAAAATGGCTCTTAATTTGACTTCATCGAAATCTATCAATTTATAATTCTCTTCATCAAAATCTATTGGAGCATCCAAAGCTATTGTTGCCAAAACTCTCGAAAAACGAACTTGTTCTTTCGAATTCACAATATTTTCTTTCTGCTTACCTTTTAACTTATCAGTGTTTTCATAAATCCCATTTATCGATTTATAAGCTGTAAGAAGTTTTTGTGCTGTTTTGGGACCAATACCCGGACAGCCCGGAATATTATCGGCAGAATCACCCATTAGTCCTAAATAGTCAATTATCTGCTCGGCAGTTTCTATCCCAAATTTTTCTTGAACTTCTGGTAATCCCCAAATTTCAACTTCTTTTCCAGATCGTTTCGGTTTGTACATGAATATATTTTCACTCACCAATTGGGCATAATCCTTATCGGGTGTCATCATGTAAACCGTGAAACCTTGTTTTTCTGCTTTCTTAGCCAAAGTTCCAATCACATCGTCGGCTTCATAACCCTCAACCTCAATTTCGGGAATATTAAAACCTTTAATTATTCTCTTGATATATGGCAAGGAGTTTCTTAAATCATCAGGCATAGGTGGTCTATGTGCCTTATACTCCTTAAACATTTCGTGACGAAAAGTTTTGCCTGCCGGATCGAAAACAACGGCAATATGCGACGGCTTCTCTTTTTCAAGTACATTCAGTAGCGTATTGGTAAAGCCCAGCATGGCTGAAGAATTGATACCTGTAGATGTGTATCTTGGGTTCTTGATAAAGGCATAATACGATCGGTAGATCAAAGCAAAAGCATCTAATAAAAATAACTTTTTACCCGAATTGGAACTTGATGAGTGCATAAGATTCTAAATGTTAATTGTATTCAAACAAAAGTACAAGATAATCGCGCAAGAGCAATTCTGAATGATTAATTATTAATGAATAATACCGAATTGTATTTGCCATCTAAGTTATTTTCCTCGCTATTATCTGAGATAGTAATTAAAACGATATAAACTGTTGGGTACAAAAAAACCTGAAATTTCTTCCAGGTCAATAATAGTATCTTGATTGATATCTAGTTATCCTCGGCAAACCATTCAGCAAAAGAAGTTGCTGTTTCGTGAAGCTTTAAAGAATGTAATTTCACATCAGCAGGCAAACGCTTAACGATTCGATCTGCAAAATCAGTAATCATGTTCTCACATGTTGGCTGATAATCGAAAACAAAAAATCGCTCAAACATTTGTGGGATATTTAATTGTTCAAGCATTGGCGTTTTATCGCTTAAAACAACAGCATGATCCAGTTTATCAACGATTTCAGCATTTACGATCTTTTTTAGATCTCCGAAATCCATTACCATTCCCAGTTTGGGATTATTCTCATCCGCAATAGGTTCTCCAATTACTGTTACGTAAAGAATATACGAATGCCCGTGAATATTCTTACACAGACCATCATAGTTCCACAGCGCATGCGCCATTTCGAATCGAAACTCCTTGGTTAATCTAACTTTTGCCATTTTTATTCTATATAAAAAAAACCAGTCTAAGCCGGTTTTTAATTTTTATCCATGAGTACAGTTGCTGATACAATCAACAATATTACTTAAGCTACAATGTTTTAAGAAGTAATAGGTGTTCTTTCCTTCACGTTTCGATTGCAAAACACCCTTATCTTTAAGAATACCCAAGTGGTGCGAAGTTGTTGATTGTTCAATATTCAACAATTCATGTATCTCAGTAACCGTTAATTTTTTTCCATCATCAAGATAACCAAGAATAGCAATTCTCATAGGGTGAGCAATTGCCTTAAGCATATTGGCTGCCTGCTCTAATTTTTCCGGTTCTAATTCGCTAATTTTCATACACAAAACTTAAACTTGTATTTAATAACTATGCAAATATATAAATATATTCGTAAATGAACAGCATATTCATATTGAAATAGTTAAATTTCTCGTTTTGTATATAATTTAGGTAAAGTCTTAATAAATACTAGAGTTCTGAATCCGAAAATTTTGAAACTTCAACCTTTTATGAGAACGATAAATTATTAACTTTGGTTGCTATGAATTTGAAGAAAACCAGTATAAGTGACATTAAGGCTCCTGTTAAAGAAGAGATGGATCAATTTGAAACCTACTTTAAGGATTCAATGAAAACCAAGGTACGCCTATTAAACGTCATTAACAGGTACATTATCAAACGAAAAGGCAAAGAAATAAGACCTATTTTAGTGTTCTTAAGCGCTAAGTTAGCTGGTACTATTAACGATTCTACCTACACAGCTGCGGCCCTAACCCAGCTGCTACATACGGCAACTTTAATTCATGATGATGTAGTTGATGAAGCCTACGAAAGAAGAGGTTTTTTCTCTGTAAATGCCTTATGGAAAACAAAAGCTGCGGTATTGGTTGGTGATTTTCTTCTATCGAAAGGATTACTAATTGCTTTGGATAATAATGAATTTGGGCAATTAAAGGTCGTTTCTGATGCTGTTCGTGAAATGAGTGAAGGTGAGTTACTTCAGCTCGA
It contains:
- a CDS encoding 5'-3' exonuclease H3TH domain-containing protein, with amino-acid sequence MHSSSSNSGKKLFLLDAFALIYRSYYAFIKNPRYTSTGINSSAMLGFTNTLLNVLEKEKPSHIAVVFDPAGKTFRHEMFKEYKAHRPPMPDDLRNSLPYIKRIIKGFNIPEIEVEGYEADDVIGTLAKKAEKQGFTVYMMTPDKDYAQLVSENIFMYKPKRSGKEVEIWGLPEVQEKFGIETAEQIIDYLGLMGDSADNIPGCPGIGPKTAQKLLTAYKSINGIYENTDKLKGKQKENIVNSKEQVRFSRVLATIALDAPIDFDEENYKLIDFDEVKLRAIFKELEFFTLAERVFKNQGDLFPSENEKFTDKDTEENKEVILRDLNDLTCNFFVLDNAAVRADLRADLCVQKSFSFRTILSDVDPNQSQILGLAFAYKNNRSFFVPFPQDAKEAKKVAQEFRFIFEDEKIVKIAHDIKRDILALRWCGVELKGAIFDTMIAHYLIQPELKHDLLF
- a CDS encoding 6-pyruvoyl trahydropterin synthase family protein translates to MAKVRLTKEFRFEMAHALWNYDGLCKNIHGHSYILYVTVIGEPIADENNPKLGMVMDFGDLKKIVNAEIVDKLDHAVVLSDKTPMLEQLNIPQMFERFFVFDYQPTCENMITDFADRIVKRLPADVKLHSLKLHETATSFAEWFAEDN
- a CDS encoding ArsR/SmtB family transcription factor; the protein is MKISELEPEKLEQAANMLKAIAHPMRIAILGYLDDGKKLTVTEIHELLNIEQSTTSHHLGILKDKGVLQSKREGKNTYYFLKHCSLSNIVDCISNCTHG